The Cynocephalus volans isolate mCynVol1 chromosome 12, mCynVol1.pri, whole genome shotgun sequence sequence tctgatgtttatctgcaattttatgattatgtctGCACGTCCCTACttaggtcaccatgaatcagtGTCCCCCACCACTTGTTccttggcaagtctgggaaaagtggaggtggcctttgagacatgagtccaccatttccccaggctgctggcttccggATTAAAGGCCACCTTTCCTGataccaacacttgtctctcaattattggttATTGAGCAGCGAGCAAATGGACTTTTGCGGTTTCGGTGACAATAgtgatatagatagatataggtgatagttttgttttccttttttcttctaagTCTTTGTGATGTGGAAACCCtttaataaagtatttaaaaatgttgttATCATTTGATAACTTCCCCTTGACATGATGTCTTttcctcaatttttattttgtacattttaatcatatttacttatttctctgATGTGTTTTTTCCCCCGAAGGAGAAATTGGACCAGCACAAATTGTACACTTTGTTAGACCAGCCTGtattcccttcctttcctttccatttcttctcctACCTTCCTAcctctcctcctttcttcccccccctcttttttttggATCTTTTGTAACTGCTGAAGTGGATTTTACTAcagtaaaacaaaatacatgggGAAGATGATAGCCAAACATAGTACGTCAGAGGATTCCTCTATTACTCTTGTTACTAATTAAGTTGAGCcatgtttttttttggtttttacaaTTAATCagaaaatacatgtatatgatgCAAAATTCATGTAGTACCAAATGCAGACAGTGAAAAAAAGTCTCTTTCAATCATCAGCTTCCCTCCTGGGGACATTCTCTGTTGCCTGTTCTTAACACATGAATTTTAATGGCTAAACTCTCTGCACATGGTTGACAAATAGAGTGGAATTTGAGGGTAATAAGACATTATGTTCCTCccttaatggagaaaaaaaggcaTATGCCCTCAAATACCCTTCTGGCATTTTCTACCAATCCTTTCTGCACACACTTTGAGTGGTTCTCCAGGTGGGTAGGTCTCCGACATCCACatctcagcatcacctgggaacatGTGAGGAATGCAAATTCTTAGCCCTCCCCCCgacctgaatcagaaactctgggggtagGGCCCAACtacctgtgttttaacaagctcttcaggtgattctgatgcttgctaaaatttgagaaccataGCATTAGCATATAAATGCTTGAACCCCTCCTCAGACCAATAAACAGAATCTCAAATGTGGGGTAACTAAAAAATTTCCTCAAGTAACCCTAATGGGCAGTGAGCATTAAGAATCTGAGCTGGACTACCTGAAACATATCCCCAGTTTTACCCCACCTCGAGCTTTTCTGATTCCCTGGCTTTTCATGCTGTTTCATTTGCCCTACCttcactcccattttatagacaagaaagCTGAGATTCAAAGAGATTAGGTTAATTATTCCAGAAAAGTAACTGGATGTTGGCAGAGCTAGGTCTCAAAACCAATGTGTCTGGAATCCCTAGTCAGTGAACTTTCTGTTTTGCTATGCTGCTGCCTGGTTGTGCGTGTGCATGTCTTCTAAGAAGCTCTTGGCATAACTGATTTAGAAATGTCAGTAGATGGTCTAAATGTAAAGGTGAATGACTACAGATCCTCTGCTGCTTCAAGTATGAGTTCAACCACTTATCACAGATGGGCAGAGCTGTGTCAGCAATGTGCATAGTATAAGTCAGTCACTGAACAACTAAACAAATGGAAGACCAAGGCTACAAGGTATCATTGTCTTAGGGGGTAATTATAGCATCCAGAGTGAAGCACTTTTATAAATGGACTTTAATCTCTAACACTGTGGTGTTTCTAAGAGACTCTCATAATTAACTGTTGGAGCTGTCAATTTTTAATTGACTGTCCATACTGGGCTCACTGCCAGTTGTTTTTGATTTCCGCCtataaaaattaatcttgtttctAATCACCTCAAAGTCACACATTTGGGATGAACTAAAACTCCTCTAAATGTGAGTTCAGTTGCTTCAGCAGAAAGGGGCAATGCACGTGTTTGTGTTATATTTCAACACTGTTGATTTGTAGGATACAGTGGGGTATCGTGGTTGAGAGCAAGCTCTGGAGCTCAACTTTCTGAGTTTGAATCCAGGGTAATAGCGGTGAACTCTTGCACAGGATAAGCAGGTACTGTCAAGCATTGCAAGGCCTCCTGATTACTGTGACTTATGggctgtttatctttttcttctgactattactatttatttatttttttgcccattttctattaggatgttttttcttcttgaatcagtTATTCGTATATTTTGACTTCCAATTCTTTGTCAGTTATATTCACTACATAAATCTTCTATTTGTGGCcaatctttttcctttccttatggTGCTTTTTGATTCTGTCAAATTTATCAACTTATCATTATAGGTTCTGCtcattgtgtctttttaaaaattttttatttttcaggcagctggctggtatggggatccaaacacttgaccctggtgttataacaccatgctctaaccaaccgagctaagcagccagctacattgtatcttttaaaagaaaaaaggaactctcatacattgttggtgggactgcaaaatggtgcagcctctatggaaaatggtatggaggttcctcaaacaattgcagatagatctaccatacgacccagctatcccactgttgggaatatacccagaggaatggaaatcatcaagtcgaaggtatacctgttccccaatgttcatcgcagcactctttacaatagccaagagttggaaccagcccaaatgtccatcatcagatgagtggatacggaaaatgtggtacatctacacaatggaatactactcagctataaaaacgaatgaaatactgccatttgcaacaacatggatggacctcgagagaattatattaagtgaaacaagtcaggcacagaaagagaaatagcacatgttctcacttattggtgggaactaaaaattaatatataaattcacacacacacaaaaagaaaaccggggaggggggagaagatataacaaccacaattacttgaagttgatacgacaagcaaacagaaaggacattgttgggggggagggaggagagggaggagggagggaagttttggtaaggggcaacaataatcaaccacaatgtatatagacaaaatttaaaaaaaaaaaaaaaaaaaaaagaaacctttccCTATTCCAAAGttataaagttatttttcctatattttcctttaaagccTTTGTAGTttgtaattttgcttttcttcttttatctttaattcacctggaatttatttatttatttatattattttttaaaatattgttttgttgttgttgttgtttgtttgttttgcagctggccagtatggggatctgaacccttgaccttggtgtggaATTTGTTTTTGTGTATGCTGTGAGATATGGTTTAATTTCATTTCTCCCCCATATGGATAGTGTCCAAGAACCACTTAATGTGCACTGTTTCCCAATTATCTGCAATGGCTCCATGTCACAGTAGTTTCCCTACCTTACACGTCTTACTCATTTGTGTCTTGCTTGGCTCCTTTTGACCCTTTGATGTTTTGAataatgtccctcaatttggttCCTTCTAGCGTTTTCTCAGGATTAGATTTGGGGAAtgtatttttatcagaaataccACACAAATGTTGTGTCTTTCTCAAATCTTCCTATCAGGAGGCATATGATATTTATTTATCCCACTATTGATAATGTATCGATTACCTGGTTAAGTTGGTGTCTACCAGGTTTCTCAAAAgtgtaaacttttattttttttcctttgtaactgGTATTTTGTGAGGTGATCCTTTGTGACTATGTAAAtctcctatttttttaaatcagacttATACCCACTAATTTTAGTACTACTGGTTAACCTATCAGGGAAGaatgataattttttgtttcctaaaattGCATGTGACAGACAATATGAAGGTAAACCATCCATTAAATCCAAATATACCAGTTAGAATGGGCTAGGTTATATTATGACGACAACCCTCAGATCTCAGTGGCCTAACACAGCAAACATTTATCTATCTTATTCTCCATGTTCATTGTGGGTTGTCAGGGGGGTTCTGCTTGCTCAGGGATGCAGGATAACTGAGGTCCATCTTGACACAGGCTTTCATATCTAGTGATGTAGAAAAAGGGAGTTGGACATTGGCTCTTACAGCTTCTGCCTGGAGGTGAAATGCATCATCTACATGACACTCCATTGGCCAAAATAAACTGATACAGCTAGGCCTCACTTCTAAGGGGCCCAGGGTGTGCTCAGGAGAGTAGAACTGGGATGTTTGTGAACAGCTCCCAGACTCCAACACCAGCTCTCCCAGAGTTCAGGTTTCAGATAAAGAGTACAGTGAATCAGACTACGTGTCCCAATATTTACTCTCTTTCAGAAGACTGAGTGTATACACCTACCTCTTCGAGTTCAGGCTTGGACTTGTAACTGCTTTGGCAAttggaatgtgagcagaagtgacagAGTGCCAGTTCTGGGCAGAAGCTTTAAGATCCAGGGCATGATTCATCACAGTGTATGTCAGTATTTGTCCCTTCCTGTTCTGACCCCCCACCATGAGAAAAAACTATTACAGAGAGAAGCTACTCCTTCATTCTGGGTTCTGGAAAGAGAAGATATGTGGAGCCAAGTTTAGCAGATCCCAGCCGAGCCCAGCAGAGTTGCAGCTGATCTGTGACCTCAGCATAAggtgaacaagaaataaatatgttatgTTATTGTAAGCCACTGAGATATTGCGATTGGTTATTATCAGGTCAGGACTAGGGTGATAAGAGTGCTTTCTCCTTAGGTGCAAACTTTGCAAGGGTGCCAAACAACTCAGGAGTCAAGATGAATGATTTTTCAtgcagtatttttgttttattaatttttttggtatgcagtaatttttaaaacatgggaAGTACTGCAAAAGAATCCATAATTAATGAAATATCAAAAGTTAGAATCAAGATGAGCATTATACCCTAGCAAAAGCTCACTAAAGAAAAATCttgatgcaaattaaaacaacccCCAGCTGGAGCTTTAGCAAGGAAAGGTAAGGACCAGAAAGCCATTAGGGcgtaataaataaaatgtcagtaTCAGTTAGAAACTTGCTTCTGAGTTAATGATCCATTATTAACATTTCCTGATTTGTTTTAGTgagtttttaaaagctttaaacaCATCAAGCATCTCAAGCAACAGGTGGCAAAAGAAGAGCAAatcataaagggaaaaaataaggtAGATTTTAGAAATCTAGGCCCAAATCACACCTTCCTGGAAAGGAATAGGTGCCaatttggggtggtggtggtggtttaaGGAGGCCCCTCCAGCCTGGCAGGGAAACTCCTCTTATGCTTCATCATTTTCAAAAACAAGGTTTAACTGTAGGCTTACCCAGGAAGTTAAGTGGCGAAgactgttttctattttcatctcAGGAAGGTAAATAATACGAGTATATTCAAAGCAATTCAAATCTATTTCAAGCAAGATAGACACAGAGAAATCATGGATGAACCCAAGATAAGTTTGATACTAGGTTGATTTACCCATCTGGATATTTTGACCAATTGACAAACTGAAGCTTGTTTGGCTAACTTTCCTCAGTAAACAGTCTGAGAATCTATCATCTGCACTGGGATTGATAAAAACTATAATCATTGTTATtataatgagagagaaaaaaatgtgtattccaGAAAGCAGATAAAGGACAAAGGCAGCAGCATCTGAGAATGTTCCCCATACCACCCAACAAGTgccccagcctctggtgaccaccatCCTACAGAATGAGTTTAAATGGGTGAGAGAAGTTGATACGTGTTGAATCATTCAACTTTGTAGACATAAATCTGAGGAGCATTTCAACTTCGTTTTTTGCTTGTATACAGGAGTGGCCCAATAAGGGAGTACTTGGGCAATTTTACATACATGATCTAGAgtttatgagggtacttgaaagaacatttataaatacatacacacacactcacacacccagtattagaaatgattttaaaaaatcacacattAGCTCAAAAAGATaattaagttaatttttatttttcatgaaaaatgaactttctaaaatattattaaatttcatttttagctCTGTTTTGAAGTGTTGATACCACTGAAgtaacatttttctcctttgaatCTTTTCCTGTAAAattatagttttctctttttctaatacAGCAGAAAGTTCCTTCCAGTTCTTAATAAAGATAAAGGGAGCGCCCATGGACTTGAGTAACTGCAGAGGAGCATTATGGTGCACAGATGTATTTCCACAGCGGCTGGATGTCATCACATCTTCTACCACAGGGATGGAGCCATAGGAGCAAGCCTCATATATTCTATAACATTCTGTGTTTAGTCCTACTGGGCACAACGTGAGATCACTCTGAAGCAAAGCATCTTGGTAATTCTTAAGACTTTCATTTGTTTCCTGAGGCTGCCACctagaaaatcagaaaaacaactGTAGTTTTCACTTTATTAAACATGTCTTTtgtgaaagaaaagattttatcttttaatatcaGTTACAGGAAATAGTGAACACATTATAAAGATGACAGGCATAACAGATATCTCAAATCATGGCCCAAacagatttcttaaaaatatttaagaacttGAACTTTTTATAGctacatatttaaaacatctagtAGTGCCAGCTGCTTAGCTTAGTTGTTTAGAGCtcggtgttataataccaaggtcaagggttaggatccccctacctgccagccaccaaaaaaaaaaaaaaaaaaaaaaatacccgaaaaacaaaaccaaaccatttTATGGTCACCATAAAATTTCTGAATGAATAACACTAACTACACCCATGCCTTGTAAGCGCTAGGTTCTCTCTTCCCTACCTTTGCcttatggagcttatattctagttcTAGTGGTGAAGAACAGTAACCAAGTAAAGTCAGTAAATTATTTAGAAGGTGTtaaatgctgtgaagaaaaataaagcggAGAAGTGGGGAGGGAGTTTATGAGGGGTGGGTTGCAATCTTGAGTAAGTGAGCAGGGAATGTTTCATCGCAACAGCATCTGGGCATGGAGCTGGAGGTGCGGGAACAAGCCAAGCAGGTCCGGGGAGCAAACAGAGCACAGAGCAAGCAAGAGTGGAGGCCATGAGACTGCATGTGCCTGGCATGTTCAAGAACAGCAGGGAGGCCAGGGTGTCTGCAGCAGAGTAACTGAGGGGACAGGTGCAGAAGACAAGGTCTGAATGGTCATGGGGGCTCTATCATGAAGGGCTTTGATTGGGGGTAACGTGACTTGACGTAAGTTTTCTCAGAATTAATCTGGTTGTGTTGAGAATGGACTGTAGAGGGGCAATGGTAGTGGCTGGGAGATCAGTTAGAAAGACAGATGTTCTCTCCTGATGGTtcctattttctcagtgaaataagtAAGAGGGTAATAACATAAGGGAGGCTGGGGAAGTGTTGGTGTTTAAGAGCAAGAGAAGATGGTTTAAAACAGCTTTCTAGGAGTGGAAGAATACATGGACAAGAAAAATGTATGTTTCCTTGGTAATTGAGGTTCAAGGTCATATAGTTAAATCAAGTTCAATTAGTATCTTTTTTCCAAGTGTGTTCAGCTGCATGGGTGCAGGTAGAGATCTGAATTTAACCAGAATTCGAGTTTGCTAAATTAGGGAACTAGAGAACTGAAGGTATGCAGTCATGATTGAATATGAAATTTAAGCTGGATaaaaaacaaagtgaagagaGGGCAGTGAAGGACAATGAGAGGGTAGTAGAAACAATGGATTGTAAAGCCCAGCTGAATGTTGGAGTCAGATTATTACAGGGAATgaatattcatatggaatattCATATAGTGAATATGGTGGTTACAGAGAGAGATGCTGGAACATGTTGAGAGGACGTGGTATGTGTAATGACAAAGTCTAGGAAATGACCATGACGAGGAATGGCTGAGGTCAGGTGGAGGCCCAGATCACTGGAGAGGAGAAGGTAAAGGAACTGCAAGACCTGCTGATGAAGGACCATCCGTGTAGATTTGGAAATCACCAAGAATTAAGACCAGAGTAGTGTCTGACATAGTGAGAGTGTATCAGAAGCTAAAACCTCCTCAGAGAATTAGGGGGATAAACCCAAAGGTCAGTCTATGATTTCAGAGAGGTAATGGATGATTTTGTCTGCTGGCATGAGATTCAAAACCGGGATGTTATGGACGGAAAGGGGAGAATGGTCTGGAAGCTGCAATGAGGAGGACACCTACTTGACCTTTGAGTAAGTGGTATGAAAGGAATTACAAGAACAGTTCTACTCCCACAATAAACCTTCGTTATTTACACTGTCCTCATTCATTCCACTCCAGGCCCACTGGCCCCTGCTATTCCTCTAATACGGTAAGCACACACCTGccttagggcctttgcatttgctctttcctcttcctggaataCTCCTCTCCCAAATATACACCCCTGCACCTTCTTCAGGCCTGAGCTGAAATGTAACCTTGTCACTAATGCTTTCCTTGGCTATTTGAAAACAGCAAATGCTCCACCTTCAATTCCCAGccctctctctgcccttcctctGCTTAGTTTTTTTACATGGAATTTATCATTTTCTGACATAATGTATTTTACTTGTTTGTCTCCTCCAACAAGCATTGATTTAAGATTTGAtcgttttgttcactgctatatttgTCATGGGTATAACAGTTTCTGGAATATAGCAGTTGCTTGATAAGTGTTGACTGAATGAATATGATATGGTTATATTAACAATAGAGTTGGGAATTATGCATTCTAGAAGAGTATCtgctacaattaaaaaataaatttctaaatctAGGACATTTTTTAGGCATTACTTCTGTAATGACTCTACTTAtactccatttgtttattttaagactccagttgtttatttaaaataggatagatggggctggccccatggctcactcaggagagtgcggtgctggtagcgcagaggccgcgggtttggatcctatatagggatggctggtgcgctcactggctgagcgtggtgcagaccacactgtgccgagggttgaaatccccttacccgtcagcaaaacaaataaacaaataaacaaacaataaaagataaaataggaTAGATGATTCCAGAATTACTTCCTTTACTCCACGAACACCTGTTTCCTGATCACTATAAAAGATAGAAGAAAGTTAATCCTATTAAGtctacccatctatccatccactcaCTCACCATTTATTCTAGGTCTACCTTGTGCAAGGTCCTATGTTAGATCTGGGGATTCAAAGAAGAATACATGGCCCCTGTCCTCAGGACGGTGTCAGGTTCCTGTTTGTGAGTAGTACTGAAGGCCATTCTTGTAACACTAAACTAGACTCCTGAACAACTCAGGCATGAACCTAAGACCTTACTGGGATTTACAATCTCCTGTGTACCAAGTCTGACTAACAAATACTGAGGAAACCCTAACAATGGACGTTTGCAAATGACAGTTACTAGTTTTCCTCTTCAAGCCGTGGGAGGTTCTCcctattttaaatgtatacaacTGAGTCTCTTCACAGCTTTAATTACCAGTGTATCTTCTGGGAAAAGACTGGTATAAATGGAGTTAACAATGCCTCTTTGGAATCCTTCTGTGCTTCCACATAAAGCAACTCTCagactggagaaaaaaaatggatgaatcgAGTAAACACAGAACTTACTGTTCTCTTACTGAAACCCAACAAAgcttatcattcccattttgttTCAAAATGTCCATTAGTTCTTGTCTAGATGAATTTTCATAAACAGTTCCTAAGAAATTACATAAGTATGGCCTCTCATCATACAGCATTGACCAACTTGTCTCCACCACAGGAAAGTTCCTGTATCTATAAAAACAAGTACACAGGAATTAATATATGACACAGGACTGGCAAAATCTCCATAACCCAATCTCTTAGGTAGCATATATAGAGAAGAGACTTAAAACATGATTTCTAAATCTCAAATTGTAATTATCCATGCTTGCTTTGGAAAAGACACTGAATCTactgacttaaaaataaaatatcacattgATGTCTCTTACAAAATTGTCATAGAGATTTTGTGCTACAAGGTCTTTGTTTGTGACATTCTTTAACATTTGCTCACCTGCAGTTCTTAGGCATGTTGAATTCAAGACCTTCAATGTATAAAGGCTCTTCTACATTCACAATTATAATTATAATGATTTAACCAATGTTTTAGGCAGGTGATGGAAAGATTACAGAttactctgggggtgggggtggggtgaatggggaaaagaaagacattgatcaaagggtacaaagtttcagttagacaggaggaataagttttagtgacctattgcacagaatggtgactataatattataattatagttTATAATGCATAAAATGgctgaaagagtagattttaaatgttttcaccacaaaaataagtatgtgaggcaatggatttgttaattagcctgatttaatcattacacattgtaaacATGTATCAAAAGATCACATTGtctccataaacatatacaattattatttgtcagttaaaaggaaaacaaagattaCAGAACATATATTGGTATAGGAAAGAGCTCTGAAAAATTAATTCCAAAGGTTTTTCAACTAgattaaaacaagcaaacaaacaaacaaaaaaccaaaaaaaccttgTATGCCATACAGGAAAGGCCTGTTGAAAGTGGTATTTGGAAATACCAGGGATCAAACTGTGTACCTGAAATAAAACCTTCACATGAGAGCAAAGCTTTATATAACAGTCTATAATAGGGTTTCTTGACCTAAGCATTACTAACATTTTGGATTAGATTTTTGTTGTGGAGGCTGTCCTGTGGGCTATCCGAggctctacccactagatgtcagttgtgacaaccaaaaatgtgtccagacactgccaaatgcCTCCTGGGGGGCAAAATTGCCCTCTGTTGAGAATCACTGATCTACAAGAAATATGCTGGCTAGTCCAATAATATCAGAATTGCCAAGTTTCCATATTATACTATATAAAAAGGTTATGTAGTGTTACTGTGAAAAAGTAAATAGTTTCAAAGTATTCTACAAATATGGGCTCTTCTCAAGGGATAGATTTTTTAGTCTTAAACCTGGCAGTACTTAACAAAAACCTTTTCGTCTACCCAaaacctactgagtcagaatgcTGTAGGAGTAGGCCTGGGAATATGTCTCATTAACGTGCTTTCCTGGTGACATTTGTGCAGCTAACAAGGCAGCAGATGAAGGCCACATCTGGTTACCAGTGATAgaataatgaataatgaatgtcTGATTCAAAAATCATGTCAGTGAGATTTTTTCATAATTCACctgctcaacaaatacttattgagtgtaTGGAGCAGTGAACATAAGAGACAAAAATCCCCATCCTCAGGTTTATGTACTAGTGGAAACTTAAA is a genomic window containing:
- the RXYLT1 gene encoding ribitol-5-phosphate xylosyltransferase 1 isoform X3, giving the protein MLSQKIQHFAVVLLGNEYCDNEWIHQFLKRNGGFVELLFIIYDSPWVNDVDIFQWPLGVATYRNFPVVETSWSMLYDERPYLCNFLGTVYENSSRQELMDILKQNGNDKLCWVSVREQWQPQETNESLKNYQDALLQSDLTLCPVGLNTECYRIYEACSYGSIPVVEDVMTSSRCGNTSVHHNAPLQLLKSMGAPFIFIKNWKELSAVLEKEKTIILQEKIQRRKMLLQWYQHFKTELKMKFNNILESSFFMKNKN
- the RXYLT1 gene encoding ribitol-5-phosphate xylosyltransferase 1 isoform X2, producing MRLTRKRFCSFLIALYCLFSLYAAYYVFFGRRRLGPAAIRRGLRKWEAAARGRRGGGQSTLESEEWNPWEEDEKKERQHRFTTSLQISNKNKKVKHFSVQIWGKAAIGLYLWEHIFEGSLDPTDVTAQWREGNSIVGRTHYRYRNFPVVETSWSMLYDERPYLCNFLGTVYENSSRQELMDILKQNGNDKLCWVSVREQWQPQETNESLKNYQDALLQSDLTLCPVGLNTECYRIYEACSYGSIPVVEDVMTSSRCGNTSVHHNAPLQLLKSMGAPFIFIKNWKELSAVLEKEKTIILQEKIQRRKMLLQWYQHFKTELKMKFNNILESSFFMKNKN